Part of the Xenopus tropicalis strain Nigerian chromosome 3, UCB_Xtro_10.0, whole genome shotgun sequence genome, AACCCACTGGTGGAGGGAGAAGTAAATAATCAGATCCAGGCTGTTGTGATCTGCTAGattcatagattgtaagctcttttgggcagggccctcttcacctcttgtatcggttattgattgctttatatgttactctgtatgtccaatgtatgtaacgcacttaatgtacagcgctgcggaatatgttggcgctttaaaaataaatgttaatgtaatgtaattcatAGATGGTTGCTGACAATATATTTTGATTAGAGTTCAAACATATATGCCACTGCTTTTACTGGCCTACAATTaaaggttttttcccagtatgcATTTGTGGACTAAAATATATGTAATGATGTACCTGTTGAAGAGAATcttctttttttgcaaatatcTTTGAACTGCAATTCAGGCATGTTTAAAAGAGGCATTGAAccctttattttgtttattatctTAAAGGGTATTTTGTTCTCTGCAACTCCTCCTAAGAAATGTTACAGGATTGTGGCGCATGTAGGGTGTTCACCTCCACCATCTTTCAGCTGGAGGAAAAGAAAATGAGTCCCACTGAGGAGCCTGTCATTAGTTttaaagggaaggggggggtttccccaggctggtgctcctgttgggaCAAAACTGTGCCAGCCTGTGGGATAACCCTCACTAAACACTGTACTGGAATTTTACTTAATTTCCTAGTGGCGTCCCATGCAAAAATCTGTGGTCACACATGTGCAGTAGTGTAAAGCCAATtattttaccttcccttctcctttaagttacttGCGTATCAAGGGAAAAGCAATTAGAAGCTTtgcactgaccaccaatgaattaaaaaacataatgtaaaactaGAGGTTATATTCCGCCAGATAATATGGGCTAAATGCCGTCCCAGACTGAGTCTGATAACCCTCACCAAAGATAAAGATAAGTGCTCCCCAATATTTACTTATACTACTTAGCGGCTCAAATGAGTGACTTTGCTACTTGGGTGGAAGAGGCAAATCATTAGACTCTTTTCCATATGCAAGCTTTACTGGTGGGGAATAAATGCACACCCTTCCAATGGTTGTCTATTAAAAAACCCTTCAACACGGTATACCAGAATATAGTAATGCAACACGCTCGATTAACTTGGACTAAGACGACTTAAATTATTAGGCTTCCTTCCGCAAACCCCCCTATGGTGTAACTACTGGTTTCAGCATGTTGCTAAATTAGGGGAAATGCCAATATGGATGAATTGCGGAATCCTCTGGATAAAGGACGTATGACAAAATGGGGCAATCGTTACTTTTAATCATCTTAAAGAAACCTTTCAGCTCCTCTCCACTCTGTGGCTACAATACATGCAAATACAAACAAAGATATTACTACAGAACAATAAAGCAAGTATCCAAATATCGCAAAACTCAACAGTAGACCTAATAATGTGAGGCTCCACAAAAGGGATAATCTCTTCACTGTACGCTAATCTGCATAGCAAAGTGTTTAACAAACCCCTAGAGAAActaagggtccccatacacgggccgatagtagctgccgatatcggtcccttggacagattcggcagctaatcggcccgtgtatgggcacttccccagggccaaacgatcgaattaccctggattctcctgatatcgcccacccaagcgagcaaatctgccagtgtatggggaccttaaggggaaAATGGGAACCAGACCTGGGCACGCTAGATGATGATTGTTGGGATGAAGTGCTGGAATCTCCCCTCACAGCATCACTTAACTATAGGGATAGGATGATACTATATTTTATACACAGAGCGTATCTCACTCCAGCTAAGCTGCATCAAATATTCCCAAATACAACATCGGAATGCCCTAGATGCCATGTAGAGAACCCCACACTAATGCATATGGTGTGGGAATGCTCGGTCCTGGGAAAATATTGGACCAAGGTTTTGAATTAGCTGGACCTGATCCTAGAGGTGAAACTCCCAAGAACCCCCCAGCTGTGTCTGCTAGGCATAGGACTCAAAGAACTACTCACACAACATCTTAGTGTATTCACCAGCGAATGTTTATTTTagcaaaaaaagcaataacaagaAAATGGAAAGACTCAACACCCCTATATATTCACATTGGCTCTCTGAAGTCGAACACCTATGTACATTGGAAAGTCTAATATATatctaatattattataatatatatatatatgcattttaagATAATATGTTTGTACACTGTAATATGTGCCAATATCCTGAGGGAAACAGTTAGAAATGAAAGGGAAAGGAAAATGCACACAAAAGAAAGGTtacaatgtattttcaaatgCAACATAACTCGCAACTTTTGTTACTGCAAAACATGTCTTATACTAGAACCTTTGTGTAACTCAGCCTCATAATGTGATGTATATATGCTGAAACTGCTGTAAAATCTTCTCAATAAActtgcctgaattaaaaaaaaacaaaaaaacacataagGTATTAAGAATTTTCTGCCCCAGTGAACTGACTGACTGACTTGTTAGcatattcattattcattttaactatttatatgaactaattATTTATTGTAAGGTAACATCAGCTGCTTATTTTAGGATatttttactgaattatatgactACCTCCTACATGTACTTTTCTGCAGGGGACTGGTTATTGGGTCCCTGCACttatgcaatttacgtaacttatgctGAAACTTAATTCATTTTCAGAGAAACGTATCTAACAtatgtataaactccactgaccccccccccccccaccaatcaAAATACTGAGTTATTAGcgctttaattattttttctattttttgaacTACTGCTGACTTATTGGGCCCCTTAACTTACACAATATAATTAACGTATGCAAAAActgtgatggcagccctggtggggttagttgggttttgggggaatttatcaataaatcagtctgaaacacaatccttctatagTTAGAGAAGTAAATAgcactggtacattcttgtttttcacacgATATGTgtcccttaaagggacagtaacaccaaaaaatgaaagtgtataaaagtaattactatataatgtaatacttccctgtactggtacaactggtgtgttttccttagaaagactactatagtttatataataaagcttttgagtagccacgggggcagccatttacaggagaaaaggcacaggttacttagcagataacagataaaaccccattatattctacaaagcttatctgttatctgctatgtgcctgtgccttttctcctttttcccagcttcaatggctgcccccgtgtagacatagcagctcatttatataaactatagtagcgtttctgttgcaaacttaccagttttaccagcgcagggcaactgtacattatattttaattactttaaaacactttcattttttggtgttactgttcctttaatggaacCTACTTGTCATCAGCTCTGATAGGCTGATTTTTCTGTCACAAATGCTTCATAAGTCATATTTGTGTCTGATTTAACATTTCTAATGCCATGTTGTGGATTTTTAAtaattataacattttaatagTATGAAAGCAAATTAAATGCTACCTGGTGGTTTGTAGACTGCATCCAAAGCCCATCCCCCATTGGCGTAAGTGCAGTCTTGAAGTATATTTGTTTGTGtacttgtgttttttctttatgTAAAAAAACTTCCAGTTCTATTACTCTAGTATTTGTTTCAGAGTATGCTTTGTTTTCTGTGTAATATGCCCAATGTAAAGAAGCTTCTTTTGCCAACTAAATGATACTGAGGATCTGCTTATTTACATTTGAATTACGTAATGTGACTAAAAATTGATAAGACGTTATATCATGGTTTTTCTATGTCTGGCAGGTTTATTAAGCGGAAGAAATTTGATGATGAGTTAGTGGAGAGTAGCCTTGCCAAATCAACCAGTCGTGCCCGTGGTCCCAGTGGAGGGGAACCAGGACGGTATTCTGGCAGTGAGCCTTCCTCAAGTGAGAAAAAGAAGGTGAGGAACATCCATGAGTTTCAAGTACAAACCAGAAACTGATTTTTGTATCGATCAAGTGTGTATAGATTCTCTAGTTTATTGCAAGGGACCTATTACTGTCATATTTGAAAGTTTTCTTTCAAGGTAAAGCTTGTTGCATTCATTTGaggttatgtagaaaaggtgcaaacTTTGCTACATGTAGTCACCTATAGCAGCCTGTTTGCAGAGTATTTACAGGTCACCACCTCTcacatcatattggttgctatgggatactgcacctTGGGATACTGCATACTTACTCATTATGCATAGACATGTGATCCAAAGTGGTCATTCACACTGGAGCTCCCTCCCAGAGTGAGCAGCGTAACACTGTCAAGGGGTGTGAGGTTCTtcacaaaatgttattgttttgtatGATAGGTGTCCTTTAAAATGTGGTATCTATCTATTCTCTTTATGGTGCTTAACCAAGAGGGTTGTCTTCTGCCTTAAAAGAATCCTTTTCTTGTGTTTGACATTTTGTGATCCTAAATAAAACATCTGATCAATCAGGATTTATTTGTATGATCTATTTTTTTAGCAAGTTTGTAAAGCAATTACAACTCCAGCTCCACCATCTCCTGCACCAAGTCCCAGTATCGCTAAACGCATCAAGAAAAGCAAACAGCCCCTGCAGGTAACCAAGGATCTAGGAAGATGGAAACCTGCTGATGACCTGCTTCTTATTAACACAGTTTTACAGGTTTGTGtgttttatgcatttatttattttgtgccacGTGTTATGGATTTTCCTGTGCAAAGCTGCTTTTGTCTTTGTGTAATTCATTTGGAAGACTACCTCTTAAATTTCaagaaatgtatcattttctgtaAGGGTCAGTCACTTCCCAGTGACtttttgcttaccttttaccccgggctggtgctcctgtgagaagaaaacccCACAAGCCCATGGCAGCTGCGAGtaagtgtctcctcttccttgtTCTGCCTTTGCGCACTTgtgtatgtgcagtagagtgaagaaaGTCTGcttcttcactctactgcacatgtgccggcCCCGTGATTCAGAAGAAAGAGATAACACTCGTTCGCAGGTACCCAGGCTGTTGGGGCTttatcctaacaggagcaccagcccaggataaaaggtaagcgataaaagtcactgggggtgcctaacatttggcacctcccagtgaattttacctttccttctcctttaaaagaaaaactatacccccaaacagtgcaGGTATCtgtaaaattagggatgcactgaacccacttttttgggttcggccgaacccggacggattctgctgaatcccgaaccgaatcctaagtaacatatatgctaattaggatcggaaggggttaaaaaaaaatgtttttcccctgaccatttattcctttccgaatgctaattagcaaatgctaattatgattcggaTTCCGTTCAGCCTGGGCTgaaactgaatccttcaaaaaaagcctggattcagccCGAATCCCGAAGCCAatctgggattcagtgcatccctagtaaaaatatatattgcataaacaagctcatgtaaaaacaattaaataaaccattgtcatgaaaatatactttagttgcatgtgctattgggtaatcctaagtagaaaactgacattttaagaattaatggccgctcctgggatcataggattcacagtgcacacaaacaagctaaagcacacatacatgctaggccccatcagccaattaatgtacagagttctgccttttgctcccacactacttcatgttacagttagagctgcattatttctggtcatgtgatctgagggagcacacagaccatcactaaatggcagatcatatatatatataatatatattcaagTTTGACTAGATTCTTTGATAGGTGACTtagcataatataaaatatctgttggttaattattaattctgggggtatagttttccttttaaaagcaCATCAGCCCTGGATAGTTTTCTACTGCATGCTTCCACCTCCAGCTTCTCAAGCATCTCTTGTGTCTTTTCAGACTTTTCACATGTTTAATACAGAATTCTTGGCAAAAAATGCAGCAGGCTTCATTGTTTGCTGGAGAGTCTCGGGAAGGTTCTGAAATCTGGCGAAGTGCCGTTATATATTGTGTTTGCAGTAGAGGCAGTTTGACAGTGTGTCTCATAGCTGTCCTCTAGTAATAAACTAATATAAAATTTTTTGTATCTTCTTATACAGACTTTTCAGCATTTATAAGTGTAAATAAAGCCTCTGAATTACTGTCATGCAACAGCTCAACTGCTAGTAATGCAAATAACAAACATCAATAAGAAtctgtttattgcatttttccAGACAAATGATCTGCATGCTGTACACCTTGGGGTTAAATTCAGTTGTCGCTTCACTCTTAATGAGATTCAAGAACGGTGGTACGCATTGCTGTATGACCCTGTCATTTCTAAGTGAGTATACTAAAAGCTTGTGCAAGCCTTGAAATCTGTTTCGTCTATAGTTTGCTTaagcctttatttatttattaggctGGCATGTCAGGCTATCCGGCAACTGCACCCTGAAGTCATTGCAGCCATACAGAGCAGGGTTTTGTTCAGTAAAGCTGAAGAACAGCTATTAAGCACAGTTAGCTCGGTATGTATCAGTACAATAATCTGTTTTTAATACAACTCTGCTTCTTTCCATCTCAGTGTTCAGTTACCACTTTTGCTTTCACAGGCCTCTCAGCCTACACTGGACACATTTCAAGACTTGCTGAACAAGCATCCAGAAGTGTTTTATATGTCACGTACCGCTAAATCTCTTCAAGTCCATTGGCAGCTTATGAAACAATACTACTTACTAGAGGACCAAACAGGTAAATGCTGCAGGCTCTTTTTGTTCATGAATACAGATATTGGGCATTTATTTCTAAGAATACACTAGTCTATAACCATAATGCTTTAATTGGTATAAGCTTTTTGAGTCCGTCCATTCAAAATACCTGCttgttaaaataattttgttgCCTCCTTGTGGTTCTACTGCAAAATTTAGGTAACCACattaaaaggggtggagcttcttAAAATAAACTTtccagtaacaacaaaaaatggaaTTTGTGTACGAATTTCAGTATTTCAGCTAGTACAATTTCAGCTAGTACAAATCATACGGTTTCCTCCAAAACTCAAATTgagtttttcattgttttcatagtttttttgcCCTTTCGTGTTGCTACTACCCtaaatgtaaaaggaaaaaaaatcaatttatgtTATTACTGGACCAATAATCATTCGGTTGACAGTCTATTTCCTTTCTGCATTGTGAGGCTTGGAGTCTAGAAAGGTAGGATTTGCAGGCATAAGTTTGAAAGTCCACATGGAAGatgtataggagagggcctaactagaaaaaagataaataataaaaaaaagtaaaaaaaaactatgcattTAAATTCTTTGTTTTACTTTCTGACCACCAGATTTTCACTTGAAAAGCGGAGGAAAAAGAAGGCTAATATAAGaatctgtataaaataaaaaaaactagggaCCATCTGAAAATAGAAGAAAGTTTCCTTCATCCTTGTCATGTTATTCTGTATATAGTAGTGGCAAGTCTAAAGCGACTAGACTGAAGTAATCTTGGAGTTGTTTAACCACTAGTACAAAGATCTTATTCTAATCTTGCTATAGTTGAAATTATGACTGCCATCATCATGGCAGTAATTATTTCAGCTATGTTTAAGACAGCAGCATTCACCAACAATTTAACTCCTTTTGGCTTATAAACTATGTCCATATCTACTGGTTTGTGCTCCAGACATGTCATATAGAGCAGGGGTTTTAAAATAATGAGAAGAGAACCAAATTCAACCAGTAGATGGCAGTGTGTTGTTTCAATTCTGCCACCcagtacatttatttattatatagttgAATAACAGCAACAGTTAGGGGTACCTGCCATTTCATTACTGAGTAATAGGCCTGCCAAGTTTATTAGGAGATCTAGGTTAACTGCTTTCTAGTTAAAGTTTAGAGAGTTATACTCAAAGTGCAAAAGCTGCATTGTGGAAGAGTGTAATAGACTGTAACAAATGGAATCCTACATGAAATTTCTGCTTTTAACTGTGACAAATTTAGCGTAGAATATGGACTATCGTGCAATGCATGTGTAACCAGAAGAGACAGAGCTAGGCTATATATTTGATTCTAGAGAATATTAATAGTTGAGTATGTTTGCTGACATTTCCAAACCTTTTTTATTGTGGGTGAAAAAATTGTAGCACCCTAAACTAAGGTTGGGAGCCAAATACACAAGCGTTtcccttttatatataaattattgttGCTCTATGAAACtatcaatttacatttttttttctttttagttcagccacttcctaaaggggatCAAGTTTTAAATTTTTCTGATGCGGAAGACATGCTAGATGACAGTAAGCTCAGGTATGTTCATGCACATTCAAATTCTGGGTTTGAGTAGCTTGACCGATGCAGACAGGTAATGAGCCTGTCAGAGATTGCTCTTCGCCATTTGTCTTCTGTTTTAATTTTCTCTGTATTCTTTCTTCAAAGTAAGCCAAACATGGCCAAGCATGGCATTTTCCTCATAGTGTTTGTGTTACTACACTAGACTATTTGTGCATATTTCTGTCAtagaaaaactatttttttttcctgtcccaCAGAGAAACCAGAGATGAAGTTCTTGAACATGGTGAGATTTATTTCTAATATGCTTTTAAAtggacattataaaaaaaaaagtttgattttaCCAGGAAagcatgtatattgtataataaataaaaaatatctttagAAAACTTTCATGATACACTTTGAGGTCCACTTGTTTGATAAGGTTGGCATATTAACAGATCTCTATCTTCTTTGGCTACCCACAagctgggccaaattgggctgattgGATCTTGCTGTGGATCAGTGGAGACCCGTTGGGTCAATATGCTAATATGGTCCTTGCCTGACAAGATGTTCTTATCACTATAGCTTAATAAATACCTGCACAGACAGCTAGAATCCTGTGACTGGTGGGAGGTTTGCAACATAAAAATGGCTATAactaaaaaatgtgtttgcactTGTTCCAAAACTTCTTTGCAGCCTTCATTCTCATGATTTGGTTCTTTTCATTCTTGTAGAGTTGACCGTTGCTGATCGCCGCCAGAAAAGGGAGATCCGCCAGCTAGAGCAAGAACTGAATCGGTGGCAAGTTTTAGTGGACAGCATCACAGGTAAGGCTGTACAATGGATTTTACCATATAAATAAAGGCCACATTTATATACAgacccggactgggattcaaaataggttttggcatttcaagtacagagctGCTCAAATAGCacccacaggcccactaaatagcgACTATCTATGCTGCCAACTTACAGCTGCCCTTTTGGCATGTGCAAAAATCCACAAATTTTCAGTCCTGGCCTCTATATAAGGGTGATTATTACAGATGCcattgtttatatataatatatatataatatgaacatTTTTGTTACCAGAATTTTCTTTCTATACAAAACTGGGTTTTGACagttttttgttgtatttatttcccCATCATGTTTCTCATTGTACTGCTGCAACAAAATAATACTAGGTcatgtttgttctttttttcaatCGCCTTTGACGTAAGTAAATACGTCTGTGCAGTAATTGTCTTATGAACTTAGATTTAGAAACTTGAACTTGGGAATTTATAAACATGATGTAGATGTTGATGTAAAATTGTTGTTTGGATAACTGCAGCAGTATTCTTGGTATAGTGACTGGGTATTTGATAATGTGGCTAAATTAGGTGTAAGATCATTCTATATATGTGTACTATACCTGGAGaactacatatatatacaatctGGAAAATCACCAATtgcaagcattctgggtaataaagATCCAGGAGAATTACATAAGCCATTACCTAGTCCTTTTAAAAAATTTCTTTTGTTGGTTTACACTAAAGAGAGATGTACCATGAGGTGATGTCAGGCATTTTAAGAAACTGAAAGAAACACACCTCCCTGCATGTAATTGCTTTAAATTGTAGGAATTTTATGTAAACACCTCATGGACTTGTGTTTTTTAGGAATGAGTTCCCCTGACTTTGACACACAGACATTGGCTGTACTACGTGGGCGCATGGTGCGCTATCTGATGAGATCTCGAGAGGTAAAAATATGATGCAAAGACTTGAGTGATTATTAAATTACCTAAAGTTtgatttcattatatatattgatttctAGATCACTCTTGGTAGAGCCACAAAAGACAATCAAATTGATGTGGATTTGTCTCTGGAGGGGCCGGCATGGAAAATTTCAAGAAAACAAGgtccaaaattattatttttcattgtttgctTTTGAATGTTCGCTGCTTTGCCTTACCTTGTCAGAAATAACTACTTTCTGTTTAAGTAGAAAGGGGCAGTGCTCATAATGACAGATGAATATATGTAAGCTAGACAGAAATTAAAGCTGTGTCTTTTTTGGGGTGCAACGTGGGGCTGCAAGTTCTGCCATGACATTATTGCTAAAGTGTTCTAATGCCAGGTAGATTTTCTTTCAGGGAAAGAAATCATTTctatttatttcctgtttaatTTTTTGTATGCATTCTAATATATAACTGGCATTCTTCCCATCCCATTGTAGGTGTCATCAAACTAAAAAACAACGGAGACTTCTTCATAGCCAATGAGGGTCGGCGAGCTATTTATATTGATGGAAGACCAGTGCTGCCAGGGAGCAAGTGGAAGCTCAGTCATAACTCTGTTGTAGAGGTGGGTAATAATGGGGTGCAGTGATGGGAAGGGGGGGTGCACTTGgaccctaggcacatacctctgctGCCTTCTCTATTTCCAGTCCTGAATATTCACACTTAGCAAGCGAGTGTGGTGCCTTAACAGCACGGTTGAGTTGTTTGCAGCAAGTAAAATATTAGGCTGAGGTAACAAagtaatcattttattttattgggaTGCATGTTTTGAGCTATGATGTTTGTTAAACTCACAATGCAGTCATTAAGAGGACCTGACAAAGAATCAACTGCGTTTATTGGTTTCTCATACAGATTCTTATTTCTTGCAGATATCCGGTCTCCGCTTTGTGTTCCTTATCAATCAGGACCTGATCTCTCTGATCAAAGCTGAAGCTGCAAAAGTCATCCAGCCATGACTGAAGCAACATGTTAATATACTAAAGCTGAACTCTTCCTCTGTCCCTCCCTCAGCTTCAAGAGACATTTTGGCTTTCTTTGGCTAAATATTTGTGTCAAGGCAAAAGGAGCATTTTTATACTACTGAGGGGCAATCCCTCTTGGATTTGACACACTTTGCTGGTTGAATGCTGTTTGGTGGAATTGTGCAtaccaagacttttttttttttttttttttttgtaaagtcatTTGCTTTACAACACAAACCAGCAACACACAGTTTCAGGTTTAAAATAAACGCCAAACCAACACAAGACATTTGTGTATTAAATATGACTGTATTTGTGACTGATGCCTTTAAACCAAAGTTTTCAGTGGTACATTGAGCATACTGCAATGCactgtgcaatttttttccctgttatttatttttaaacacttGGGCTCTTTGCACACAGGGGAGGTTTGTTGCCCACGTTAAAATCTGTGCTACCAcgagcgacaaatctccccaaaatgctttcccatctGCAAAAaattaaatcgccggtgggaaagCAT contains:
- the mcrs1 gene encoding microspherule protein 1, encoding MMDSLLASASRSEDEDSSAGNKRSLPQGSGLVPKRRSSSRFIKRKKFDDELVESSLAKSTSRARGPSGGEPGRYSGSEPSSSEKKKQVCKAITTPAPPSPAPSPSIAKRIKKSKQPLQVTKDLGRWKPADDLLLINTVLQTNDLHAVHLGVKFSCRFTLNEIQERWYALLYDPVISKLACQAIRQLHPEVIAAIQSRVLFSKAEEQLLSTVSSASQPTLDTFQDLLNKHPEVFYMSRTAKSLQVHWQLMKQYYLLEDQTVQPLPKGDQVLNFSDAEDMLDDSKLRETRDEVLEHELTVADRRQKREIRQLEQELNRWQVLVDSITGMSSPDFDTQTLAVLRGRMVRYLMRSREITLGRATKDNQIDVDLSLEGPAWKISRKQGVIKLKNNGDFFIANEGRRAIYIDGRPVLPGSKWKLSHNSVVEISGLRFVFLINQDLISLIKAEAAKVIQP